From Watersipora subatra chromosome 8, tzWatSuba1.1, whole genome shotgun sequence, a single genomic window includes:
- the LOC137402322 gene encoding arrestin domain-containing protein 3-like, whose amino-acid sequence MDQPWYCGDKPKVAKSVTVNRKRHQYNDMSDCPTTTEWLPYLLNQGSHKVPFIFRVQPDRHLPSSYAGRYGRIVYSLKAKMDRFGAIFSNRSSLIIKVSNPLPLNMALHEQPAVAEDSHTDCCLCCASGPVIVAANINKSGLAIGSGETLKVSLSIDNMKGKVIIPEVRIIEKTKFLAGGDYKTRTKVIAVAQSGTPIMPKTRHNKSSIVIGPIPLTVCGNIESTDNIFVSYMVSVTMKGSGFSLLHPIFLGKVQPTFSNYGFLDLSSEPRDEPYAPPIDYGGDMYDPYQVELPDAMLY is encoded by the exons ATGGATCAGCCGTGGTACTGTG GAGACAAACCAAAGGTGGCAAAATCTGTGACAGTCAACAGGAAACGACATCAGTACAATGATATGAGTGATTGTCCTACAACTACAG AATGGTTGCCTTACTTGCTCAATCAAGGATCTCATAAGGTCCCATTCATCTTTCGAGTGCAGCCTGACAG ACACCTGCCTTCCAGCTACGCTGGGCGCTATGGCCGTATCGTCTACTCACTGAAAGCTAAGATGGATCGGTTTGGAGCCATCTTTTCTAACAGATCCTCACTCATTATCAAAGTTTCAAACCCTCTGCCACTGAATATGGCCCTACATGAG CAACCAGCCGTTGCGGAAGATTCGCACACTGATTGCTGCCTTTGTTGTGCTTCTGGTCCTGTCATAGTGGCAGCCAACATCAACAAATCTGGACTTGCCATTGGTTCAG GTGAAACTCTCAAAGTTAGCCTATCCATAGACAACATGAAAGGGAAGGTGATTATTCCCGAGGTGAGAATCATagaaaaaacaaagtttttagcAGGAGGGGATTATAAAACTCGCACCAAAGTAATAGCTGTAGCGCAGTCGGGCACTCCAATCATGCCGAAGACTCGACATAACAAAAGTTCAATCGTAATTGGACCAATCCCTCTGACTGTTTGTGGAAACATCGAATCAACTGACAACATATTCGTTTCTTATATGGTATCG GTGACGATGAAGGGATCAGGATTTAGTTTGCTGCATCCGATTTTTCTCGGAAAGGTTCAGCCTACATTTTCGAACTACGGGTTCCTTGATTTATCTTCAGAGCCCCGAGATGAACCCTATGCGCCCCCGATAGATTATGGCGGTGATATGTATGACCCATATCAGGTCGAACTACCTGATGCCATGCTGTATTAA